In a genomic window of Cytobacillus sp. FSL H8-0458:
- the essA gene encoding type VII secretion protein EssA, whose protein sequence is MKLNRFLKVIVLLPALWLLAGQSAGATPDFNNVTPNTYEKKEFKENTDYLHEKSLYENKKEIPEEQKDLTFTKKNLNPLKEVKEKLFDGGETTTNTITAKADQLQLFSDSKQESFFKAEDQSTAEQDNKLMILYIILLVIAIGVIMGFLIPRMAKQADN, encoded by the coding sequence ATGAAGCTTAATAGATTCCTTAAAGTAATAGTTCTGCTCCCGGCACTTTGGCTGCTGGCTGGCCAATCCGCCGGGGCGACCCCTGACTTTAATAACGTAACGCCGAATACCTATGAAAAAAAGGAATTCAAAGAGAATACCGATTACTTGCATGAAAAATCGCTTTATGAAAATAAGAAAGAGATCCCCGAAGAACAAAAGGATCTTACTTTTACAAAAAAGAACCTGAATCCTTTGAAGGAAGTGAAGGAGAAGCTTTTCGACGGCGGTGAAACCACTACTAATACCATCACCGCAAAAGCAGACCAGCTTCAGCTATTTTCCGATTCGAAACAGGAAAGCTTTTTCAAAGCGGAGGATCAATCAACCGCTGAACAGGATAACAAATTAATGATTCTTTATATTATTCTGCTTGTCATTGCCATAGGTGTAATTATGGGATTCCTTATTCCGAGGATGGCGAAGCAGGCTGACAATTAA
- a CDS encoding WXG100 family type VII secretion target — MSGVIRVTPAELVGMSNRYNGESSQVGDQIVRLDNMIRELEGAWEGEASRAFAEQYQSLRPSFVQMQQLLEDISVQLNNTARALEDADNQIAGQIRG; from the coding sequence ATGTCAGGAGTTATTCGCGTTACACCAGCAGAATTAGTAGGCATGTCTAACCGTTATAATGGAGAAAGCAGCCAGGTTGGGGATCAGATTGTCCGTTTGGATAATATGATTCGTGAACTGGAAGGTGCATGGGAAGGGGAAGCAAGCAGAGCGTTTGCTGAACAATACCAATCTTTAAGACCTTCATTTGTTCAAATGCAGCAATTATTAGAGGATATTTCTGTTCAGCTTAATAATACTGCAAGAGCTCTTGAAGATGCTGATAACCAGATCGCTGGCCAAATCCGCGGTTAA
- the essB gene encoding type VII secretion protein EssB — translation MSEKSQTYLEEQLEAVVETDHQSLTILFQREKIKADAAEELELLQAMESAIKRDIHLTEDELRLVLQIPSNYLTFSKLKKKDQRSRWIFSSQLLKLVKSHPYSRLHLVICPENIVADESLSPHLLHYGVSESLPPYETNQEKLWMELKATIAAAVDGNRSFQDYLKLHETIELSPAAARVIKAKDESELSEVIRTNIEMLEKKDKEYAKVPQKKWKATRYSAWGLLIALVPFVAFSLYSLIFTQPKQAAFINSQEHFLKSQYSEVVSELSNYDIDQMPKVVQYELAQSYIINEALTEDQKENVQNTITLQTDPLYYHYWIHIGRGDAKEALDISRDLEDRDLILFALLKYREVVKADGSLESDEKQQKIDEIQAEIDEYLEEQKAQEEEEQRLQEEQSSSGDNEQAVKQEPEQKAAEEQKPADAKAAETSAEKPAEKKEEAAKTKPN, via the coding sequence ATGTCAGAAAAGAGTCAAACCTACCTTGAAGAGCAGCTTGAAGCGGTTGTCGAAACAGATCATCAATCCCTTACCATTCTTTTTCAAAGAGAAAAAATTAAAGCTGATGCTGCTGAGGAATTGGAATTGCTCCAGGCAATGGAATCAGCTATAAAAAGGGATATCCATTTAACAGAGGATGAACTGCGCCTCGTCCTGCAAATTCCCTCAAATTACTTAACCTTTTCCAAATTAAAAAAGAAAGACCAGAGAAGCAGATGGATTTTTTCTTCGCAGCTTCTAAAACTTGTGAAAAGTCATCCGTATTCCAGGCTGCATCTCGTTATTTGTCCTGAAAACATTGTGGCGGATGAAAGCCTGTCACCGCATTTGCTTCATTATGGTGTGAGTGAAAGCCTTCCGCCTTATGAAACCAATCAGGAAAAACTCTGGATGGAATTGAAAGCGACCATCGCAGCTGCTGTAGATGGAAATCGCTCCTTCCAGGATTACCTCAAACTTCATGAAACCATTGAACTGTCGCCTGCAGCGGCAAGAGTCATTAAGGCCAAGGATGAAAGTGAATTGTCAGAGGTCATCAGGACTAATATAGAAATGCTTGAAAAAAAAGACAAAGAATATGCGAAGGTTCCGCAGAAAAAGTGGAAAGCAACAAGGTATTCGGCATGGGGTCTGCTGATTGCTTTAGTGCCATTCGTTGCTTTCAGTCTATATTCCCTTATCTTTACTCAGCCAAAACAGGCAGCTTTTATTAATAGCCAGGAGCACTTCCTGAAAAGTCAGTATAGTGAAGTCGTTTCCGAGTTATCCAATTATGATATTGATCAGATGCCAAAAGTCGTACAGTATGAACTGGCACAGTCCTACATAATAAATGAAGCATTGACAGAAGACCAGAAAGAGAATGTCCAAAATACGATCACCCTTCAGACGGATCCCCTTTACTATCATTACTGGATCCACATTGGGAGGGGAGATGCCAAGGAGGCTCTGGATATCTCGCGGGATCTTGAGGATCGGGACTTAATTCTGTTCGCACTGCTTAAATACCGTGAAGTTGTCAAAGCGGATGGTAGCCTAGAATCCGATGAAAAACAGCAGAAAATCGACGAAATTCAAGCAGAGATTGATGAGTATTTAGAGGAACAGAAAGCTCAGGAGGAAGAGGAGCAGCGTCTTCAGGAGGAGCAAAGCAGCAGCGGAGATAATGAACAGGCTGTAAAACAGGAGCCTGAACAAAAAGCTGCTGAAGAGCAAAAGCCTGCAGATGCAAAGGCAGCTGAAACATCTGCTGAAAAGCCTGCCGAGAAGAAGGAAGAGGCAGCAAAGACAAAACCTAATTAA
- a CDS encoding WXG100 family type VII secretion target — translation MNSSHVRALARVFQTASDDIKTEEFKLKQSVQNHADEWKGKARDKFDSALEEAGVLFQRHSDNLYNISRELESAANEVDRVREEIERQRELERLARLKAD, via the coding sequence ATGAACTCATCACATGTAAGAGCACTGGCAAGGGTATTTCAGACAGCTTCAGATGATATTAAAACAGAGGAATTCAAACTAAAGCAAAGTGTCCAAAACCATGCAGACGAATGGAAAGGGAAAGCCAGGGACAAATTTGATTCGGCATTGGAAGAAGCAGGCGTCCTCTTTCAAAGGCACTCGGATAACCTCTATAACATCAGCCGAGAATTGGAAAGCGCTGCGAATGAAGTTGACAGAGTCAGAGAAGAAATTGAAAGACAAAGAGAATTAGAGAGATTGGCCAGACTTAAAGCGGATTGA
- the esaA gene encoding type VII secretion protein EsaA, with the protein MTAKTKYIVKMVLVMLLIIAAPAIFFGSIGDNPLLVRENATRTIAVVNEDTGADKEEKSLDFGEEITSILEDGSQYEWTVIGRSAAENGLRNTKYDAVVYIPSNFSKNIMSYESQQPEKANFEYTVQNQLNSLNREKVLREIQTATNRVNGKISTLYWTYVSQDLENVKSQFDTILQKEIDFQNAMLAFYKPSSKNLAAEIEQQRNMLESIQSTVKTTAESTAEGENNLSQFEENLGSFVQFVDQYKEYQDNQQSILQKMQDENVVDIQAVAGQKMPAYMGALSGDLTEGKQDLDSGIASVEKQLEENSETFGDLSAIRNDQVSRQMNSLKTYFQEQEAASFNKAAETIGLLKGELSNGQQPGSPGAGTGAASNKNNGGAKPNSITAASLEAPSLPGMEEERNEILSVEEEIASLKSSLETIEGTKPEQVVSALTVLPVLSQRLIAVEQKLAAKDSGENPLQKVVEELQAANAKLIEDLTSLDAAYKSLEEEKNNLLDQLGASMSFSSMINLIEEKEQRIIELGFNLAAFNNEISNTKPVKMMEYYASLIQYEDLIKNSYSQNPEKVEELVQKLNTIVAVNEEEQKAKDDLNTALLSSQNQLTEFENQFTAFFTEYNKNIEEQQAAIETDLSALQENANSVREQIQTSSTNTPVPVDSIDGTSVMVKQEGISQRMLMINDLVGSIGENQSNIVSYTSELEQKVQSVQQDADTLNSKWGSNVETTQMFRDDIYNLLGNTYVNGQKNGPVYEQLSSPLQISGETAAKKEESKLPPVVVLAIVLLSSLMIGYFSHYFKNAPMLVHASMFVLLNLIVGLIISIFGLNIYSMEQDRAIEWTIFTILLLTAASAIVLAGFKIGNLAGWILSVGLIAFFISPFLALTAPNINYEDPMSKVYMSIQYDSQTLFIPAILILLGIIAFLAIIPFAVRSIKDLRTKRDEDQAYEA; encoded by the coding sequence ATGACAGCCAAAACAAAATACATCGTGAAAATGGTTTTGGTGATGCTTCTGATTATCGCCGCGCCAGCCATCTTTTTTGGCTCCATTGGCGATAATCCTCTGCTGGTCAGGGAGAATGCCACAAGAACCATAGCTGTTGTTAATGAAGATACAGGCGCTGACAAGGAAGAGAAGTCACTTGATTTTGGAGAGGAAATTACATCGATTCTCGAAGACGGCTCACAGTATGAGTGGACCGTCATCGGCAGAAGTGCTGCAGAGAATGGCTTGAGAAATACCAAGTATGACGCAGTCGTTTATATTCCTTCCAACTTTTCAAAGAACATCATGTCCTATGAAAGCCAGCAGCCTGAAAAAGCAAATTTTGAATATACGGTACAGAACCAGCTGAACTCACTGAACCGGGAAAAGGTTCTGCGTGAAATCCAGACTGCCACCAACCGTGTGAATGGAAAGATTTCAACCTTGTACTGGACCTATGTATCACAGGACCTTGAAAACGTGAAATCCCAATTCGATACTATTTTACAAAAAGAAATAGACTTCCAGAATGCCATGCTTGCTTTTTATAAGCCAAGCTCAAAGAACCTGGCAGCGGAAATTGAACAGCAGCGCAATATGCTGGAGAGTATTCAGTCGACAGTGAAGACTACTGCGGAAAGTACTGCCGAGGGTGAAAATAACCTCAGCCAATTTGAAGAGAACCTTGGCTCGTTTGTACAGTTTGTAGATCAGTACAAAGAATACCAGGATAATCAGCAAAGTATCCTTCAAAAAATGCAGGATGAAAATGTAGTCGATATTCAAGCTGTTGCGGGACAAAAGATGCCAGCTTATATGGGTGCTCTTAGTGGTGACTTGACTGAGGGAAAGCAGGACTTGGATAGTGGAATTGCGAGTGTGGAGAAGCAGCTGGAAGAGAATAGTGAAACTTTTGGTGATTTATCGGCTATCCGGAACGATCAGGTAAGCCGGCAAATGAATTCCTTAAAAACATATTTTCAAGAACAAGAAGCAGCTTCCTTCAATAAAGCAGCTGAAACTATCGGTTTGTTAAAAGGAGAGCTATCAAACGGACAACAACCGGGGAGTCCAGGTGCAGGGACAGGAGCGGCATCTAACAAGAATAACGGTGGAGCCAAACCAAATTCCATTACAGCAGCCAGCTTAGAGGCTCCATCTTTACCTGGTATGGAAGAGGAAAGAAATGAGATTTTAAGTGTTGAAGAAGAGATTGCGAGTTTGAAATCATCTTTAGAGACTATAGAAGGTACCAAGCCGGAACAAGTTGTTTCTGCTTTGACTGTCTTACCAGTTTTATCACAACGCTTAATAGCAGTTGAGCAAAAACTGGCAGCGAAGGATTCAGGAGAAAACCCGCTGCAAAAAGTAGTTGAGGAACTTCAAGCCGCAAATGCCAAATTAATTGAAGACCTTACCAGCCTGGATGCAGCTTACAAAAGTTTAGAGGAAGAAAAGAATAACCTCTTAGATCAACTTGGGGCTTCAATGAGTTTCTCTTCTATGATTAACCTTATAGAGGAGAAAGAACAGCGAATCATAGAGCTTGGGTTTAACTTGGCTGCTTTTAATAATGAAATTTCTAATACTAAACCTGTAAAAATGATGGAGTATTATGCCTCACTCATTCAATATGAAGATTTAATAAAAAATTCATACAGTCAAAACCCTGAAAAAGTGGAAGAGCTTGTACAGAAATTAAACACTATTGTAGCTGTAAATGAGGAAGAACAAAAAGCTAAGGATGACCTAAACACAGCGTTGTTATCATCTCAGAATCAGCTAACAGAATTCGAAAACCAGTTTACGGCATTCTTCACAGAATACAATAAGAATATTGAAGAACAGCAAGCAGCCATCGAGACAGATTTGTCCGCTCTGCAGGAAAATGCAAATTCGGTTAGGGAGCAAATTCAAACATCATCAACGAATACTCCAGTTCCTGTGGATAGCATTGACGGAACTTCTGTTATGGTCAAACAAGAGGGAATCAGCCAAAGAATGCTGATGATTAATGATCTTGTTGGATCCATCGGAGAAAATCAAAGCAATATCGTATCCTATACAAGCGAGCTGGAGCAAAAGGTGCAAAGTGTCCAGCAGGATGCGGATACACTGAATTCAAAGTGGGGCTCGAACGTAGAGACAACTCAGATGTTCCGGGATGATATTTACAATCTTCTTGGAAACACCTATGTGAATGGCCAAAAGAATGGTCCGGTATACGAGCAATTATCCAGCCCGCTTCAAATCAGCGGAGAAACAGCTGCCAAGAAAGAGGAAAGCAAGCTGCCGCCGGTTGTCGTATTGGCTATTGTTCTGCTCAGCAGCTTAATGATTGGATACTTCAGCCATTATTTCAAAAATGCGCCGATGCTTGTCCATGCTTCCATGTTTGTGCTGCTGAATCTTATTGTTGGTCTCATAATCAGCATATTTGGCCTTAATATTTACTCAATGGAACAGGATCGCGCGATTGAGTGGACGATTTTCACCATATTGCTGCTAACGGCAGCCTCAGCCATTGTGCTGGCAGGGTTCAAGATCGGCAATCTGGCAGGATGGATACTGAGCGTTGGGCTCATCGCCTTCTTCATCAGTCCGTTCCTAGCTCTTACAGCACCGAATATTAACTATGAAGATCCAATGTCCAAGGTATATATGTCCATTCAGTATGACTCACAAACCCTGTTTATTCCAGCTATCCTCATACTGCTTGGCATTATTGCCTTCCTTGCCATCATTCCATTTGCAGTCCGGTCTATAAAGGACCTGCGCACAAAGAGGGATGAGGACCAGGCATATGAAGCTTAA
- the essC gene encoding type VII secretion protein EssC — translation MEQLWLFYSDYCQQLSMPIEKSGRITIGPELEQLVTIREFPFTKGIVSIEKHESFYEVKQNGLVLGKLNDGELFQINDEGKTLTIIGTSEAIKSQTYYSGYQREIEISSDNPEASIYKKHGILMDASHSFDLIKTNKGWMAEPGSGQLYINGKRVEERTFLEMGDVLFFPFMSIRIIEEDLFQIDSFEGYESKLPITIRPQSEMAKKYPLYRRTPRMIYEMPDEKVSLSFPSQEPDDSGRGLWLIIMPPLIMLVVMGIVALIQPRGIFIIISMVMFMTTLVTSTVQYFKDKSNQKKRKERRHRVYTAYLEEKRKELQALSDQQKHVLEFHFPSFEKMKYFTGHISDRIWERPLQSFDFLQFRLGTGNVPASYEVKVSSGDMSNREIDDLLEQSQQMEKVYKEVRNVPVVADLAKGPIGLIGKEQVVKSEIHQIIGQLAFFHSYHDVRFVFIFNEKEYKKWEWLKWLPHFQMPHAHAKGLIYNEQTRDQLLSSLYEILRERDLDENKEKQVYSPHLVFIIANHQLIADHVILEYLEGDHSNMGISVIFAADSKESLHDNIQTLVRYVNQEEGDILIQDKKAVSIPFKLDAHQKKGNEEFSRLLRTLDHQVGMTNSIPNSVSFLEMMKVKEVGKLPIKENWLTKESSKSLAVPIGLKGKEDLSLLNLHEKAHGPHGLLAGTTGSGKSEFLQTYILSLAVHFHPHEVAFLLIDYKGGGMAQPFKNMPHLLGTITNIEGSKNFSSRALASIKSELKRRQRLFDQYQVNHINDYTDLYKNSMAKEPLPHLFLISDEFAELKSEEPEFIRELVSAARIGRSLGVHLILATQKPGGVIDEQIWSNARFRVALKVQDTDDSREIIKNGDAAAITVTGRGYLQVGNNEVYELFQSAWSGAPYLEDSSETEDEIAIVTDLGLVPLSDVNSRQGKKKGGKTEIEAVVEEIEAAQSSMGIKKLRSPWLPPLEGRLSRKLYRAAENNEIHLGMVDEPEKQNQYPLSYQIIEDGNVGVFGSSGYGKSHTIMTLLLSIAEKRSPEEAHYYIFDFGNGSLLPLRQLPHTADFFLMDEERKIEKFMNLIKDEIARRKLLFQQQEVSGIKMYNSMSNEKLPLVYITFDNFDLVKEEMQELETQINQIARDGQSLGIYMIFAATRINSIRQSLMNNLKTKVVHYLMDSSEAYSVLGRVPFAPEPIPGRAIIKMEEAYFSQVFLPAEGKDDFEIMESIRADIQELKEKYKDCRQPEEVPMLPAELNTINFTRYTAGETQPGLVPIGLDEESVKPVYANFNKTKHCIILGQAQKGKTNVLKLMINQMLAQGAESVGIFDSFDRGLSSYASEEKSVYIETKDQISDWAANAEEQLSLREKEYLNAIQHGNTDIEFSPIVLAVDGYSRFAQTLDNSLQERMARLMKNGSHLGFSVIVTGSNNELTKGYDSLTAEIKQIRQAVVLMKKSEQTLFTLPYDRKEAEIQPGYGYYVINGKELKIQIPLCATERKVLA, via the coding sequence ATGGAACAGTTATGGTTGTTTTACAGCGATTACTGCCAGCAGCTGTCTATGCCAATTGAAAAAAGCGGCAGGATCACTATTGGTCCTGAGCTGGAACAGCTGGTGACAATAAGGGAATTTCCATTTACAAAAGGAATTGTATCAATAGAAAAGCACGAAAGCTTCTATGAAGTTAAGCAGAATGGGTTGGTTCTGGGAAAGCTGAACGATGGAGAACTCTTTCAGATAAATGATGAAGGGAAAACCCTGACGATAATAGGAACCTCTGAAGCTATTAAAAGCCAGACCTACTATTCCGGCTATCAAAGGGAAATAGAAATTTCCTCTGATAACCCGGAAGCATCCATTTATAAAAAGCACGGCATTTTAATGGATGCCAGTCATTCTTTTGACCTGATAAAAACAAATAAGGGCTGGATGGCAGAGCCGGGTTCAGGACAGCTTTATATAAACGGAAAAAGAGTTGAAGAGAGGACCTTCCTTGAAATGGGGGATGTGCTTTTCTTCCCATTCATGTCTATTCGAATAATAGAAGAGGATCTTTTCCAGATTGATAGCTTTGAAGGCTATGAATCAAAGCTCCCTATTACCATCAGGCCGCAATCAGAGATGGCAAAGAAATACCCGCTCTACCGGAGAACGCCAAGAATGATCTATGAAATGCCGGATGAGAAGGTCTCCCTGTCCTTCCCATCGCAGGAGCCGGATGATTCAGGCAGAGGATTATGGCTGATTATCATGCCGCCGCTGATTATGCTGGTTGTGATGGGCATCGTGGCTTTAATTCAGCCAAGAGGAATTTTTATTATCATTTCAATGGTCATGTTCATGACCACTTTAGTGACATCAACAGTCCAGTACTTTAAGGATAAAAGCAATCAAAAAAAGCGGAAAGAGCGCAGGCATCGGGTCTATACAGCCTATTTGGAAGAGAAGCGAAAAGAGCTGCAGGCATTGTCTGACCAGCAGAAGCATGTTCTGGAATTCCACTTTCCGTCTTTTGAGAAAATGAAATATTTTACGGGCCATATATCCGACCGGATTTGGGAGCGGCCTCTGCAGAGCTTTGACTTCCTTCAATTCAGACTGGGTACCGGAAATGTGCCTGCGAGCTATGAGGTTAAGGTAAGCTCAGGGGATATGTCAAACCGTGAAATCGATGATCTGCTTGAACAGTCACAGCAAATGGAAAAAGTGTATAAAGAAGTTAGAAATGTGCCTGTGGTGGCTGACCTGGCCAAGGGGCCAATCGGGCTGATCGGAAAAGAGCAGGTTGTTAAAAGCGAGATACACCAGATCATTGGGCAGCTGGCCTTTTTCCACAGCTACCATGATGTGCGGTTCGTATTTATTTTTAATGAAAAAGAATATAAAAAATGGGAATGGCTCAAATGGCTTCCGCATTTCCAGATGCCGCATGCACATGCAAAAGGGCTGATTTATAACGAACAAACGAGGGATCAGCTGCTATCTTCCCTTTATGAAATCCTGCGTGAAAGGGATTTGGATGAAAATAAAGAGAAGCAGGTGTATTCGCCTCATCTCGTGTTCATCATAGCTAATCATCAGCTGATTGCAGATCATGTGATTTTGGAATACTTAGAGGGAGACCACTCTAATATGGGAATCTCCGTGATCTTTGCAGCAGACTCAAAGGAAAGCCTGCATGATAATATTCAAACCCTTGTCAGATATGTCAATCAGGAAGAAGGGGACATTCTGATTCAGGACAAAAAGGCAGTGAGCATCCCATTTAAGCTTGATGCTCATCAGAAGAAGGGAAATGAGGAATTTTCCCGTCTGTTAAGAACGCTTGATCATCAGGTTGGAATGACCAATTCCATTCCAAATAGTGTTTCCTTCCTGGAAATGATGAAGGTAAAAGAAGTAGGGAAACTTCCGATCAAAGAGAACTGGCTTACGAAAGAGTCTTCCAAATCTCTGGCAGTTCCAATCGGTTTAAAAGGAAAGGAAGACCTGTCGCTTTTGAACCTTCATGAAAAGGCGCATGGCCCGCACGGTTTGCTGGCTGGGACAACGGGATCGGGTAAGAGTGAATTTCTGCAGACTTATATTCTTTCGCTTGCTGTTCACTTCCATCCCCATGAGGTCGCTTTCCTGCTGATTGACTACAAAGGGGGAGGCATGGCCCAGCCGTTTAAGAACATGCCGCACCTTCTGGGTACGATTACGAATATTGAAGGCAGCAAGAACTTCAGTTCAAGAGCGCTTGCCTCCATCAAAAGCGAATTAAAAAGGCGGCAAAGGCTTTTTGATCAATATCAGGTAAATCATATCAACGATTATACTGACCTTTATAAAAACAGCATGGCAAAGGAGCCACTTCCCCATCTGTTTTTGATTTCCGATGAGTTTGCGGAGCTTAAGAGTGAAGAACCGGAATTCATCAGAGAGCTTGTCAGTGCAGCGCGAATCGGCCGAAGCCTGGGAGTTCATTTAATTCTGGCAACCCAAAAGCCGGGCGGTGTCATTGACGAACAGATCTGGAGCAATGCCCGTTTCCGGGTGGCTTTAAAAGTTCAGGATACAGATGACAGCCGGGAGATCATTAAAAACGGCGATGCCGCTGCTATTACCGTAACCGGACGCGGCTATCTGCAAGTCGGCAATAATGAAGTCTATGAACTGTTCCAATCTGCATGGAGCGGGGCCCCTTATTTGGAGGACTCCTCTGAGACAGAGGATGAAATTGCCATTGTAACCGACCTGGGGCTTGTTCCATTATCGGATGTAAATTCACGCCAAGGGAAGAAAAAAGGCGGAAAAACAGAAATTGAAGCAGTTGTGGAAGAAATTGAAGCAGCACAGTCCTCAATGGGCATTAAGAAACTTAGAAGTCCGTGGCTTCCTCCTCTTGAAGGGCGCTTAAGCAGGAAGCTTTATCGCGCTGCGGAGAATAATGAAATTCATTTAGGAATGGTGGATGAGCCTGAGAAGCAGAATCAGTATCCATTAAGCTATCAAATCATAGAGGATGGAAATGTTGGGGTATTCGGCTCATCCGGTTATGGAAAATCCCATACTATTATGACATTGCTTCTCAGCATTGCCGAAAAGCGGTCTCCTGAAGAAGCACATTATTATATTTTTGATTTTGGAAATGGTTCCCTTCTTCCGCTAAGGCAGCTGCCGCATACGGCCGATTTCTTCCTGATGGATGAAGAACGGAAAATTGAAAAGTTCATGAATCTGATCAAGGATGAAATTGCCCGCAGGAAGCTATTATTCCAGCAGCAGGAAGTTAGCGGAATTAAGATGTACAATTCGATGAGCAATGAAAAACTGCCGCTCGTCTATATCACATTTGATAACTTCGATTTAGTAAAAGAGGAAATGCAGGAGCTTGAAACGCAAATTAACCAGATTGCCAGGGATGGACAGTCACTCGGAATATATATGATTTTCGCTGCAACACGGATCAATTCAATCCGGCAGTCACTCATGAATAACCTCAAAACAAAAGTCGTCCATTATCTGATGGACAGCAGCGAGGCTTACTCCGTTCTGGGAAGAGTTCCGTTCGCACCTGAGCCTATACCGGGAAGAGCCATTATTAAAATGGAAGAGGCATATTTTTCACAGGTATTCCTCCCGGCAGAGGGTAAGGACGATTTCGAGATCATGGAATCGATCCGGGCTGATATCCAGGAACTGAAGGAGAAATACAAGGACTGCAGGCAGCCTGAAGAGGTGCCGATGCTTCCGGCAGAGCTTAATACGATTAACTTTACCCGTTACACTGCAGGAGAGACTCAGCCAGGACTTGTACCAATTGGCCTTGATGAAGAATCCGTCAAACCTGTGTATGCAAACTTCAATAAAACGAAGCATTGCATTATTCTTGGGCAGGCCCAAAAAGGAAAGACAAATGTTCTTAAGCTCATGATCAATCAAATGCTGGCTCAAGGTGCTGAATCTGTCGGTATTTTCGATTCCTTTGACAGAGGATTATCATCCTATGCCAGTGAGGAAAAGTCAGTCTATATCGAGACAAAGGATCAGATCAGCGATTGGGCAGCAAATGCGGAAGAACAGTTATCCCTAAGGGAAAAAGAATATCTTAATGCAATCCAGCATGGCAATACAGATATAGAGTTTTCGCCGATTGTGCTGGCTGTGGATGGATACTCCCGTTTTGCACAGACATTGGATAACAGCCTGCAGGAAAGAATGGCGAGGCTGATGAAAAATGGAAGCCATCTTGGCTTTAGTGTCATCGTGACAGGCAGCAATAATGAACTGACGAAAGGATACGATTCCTTAACGGCAGAAATCAAACAGATCCGCCAGGCGGTCGTTCTGATGAAAAAATCGGAGCAGACGCTCTTTACTCTTCCATACGACCGGAAAGAGGCAGAGATTCAGCCGGGATACGGTTATTACGTTATAAACGGAAAGGAATTAAAAATTCAAATTCCTTTATGTGCCACTGAAAGGAAGGTCTTAGCATGA
- a CDS encoding EsaB/YukD family protein, with the protein MYIELTIDLKHYEVEPFDLRLSNYHSVKKVVDIVWQAKSISQPPREGYWVRIPNKQMILSGNDKLAEKGITTGDRFEIL; encoded by the coding sequence ATGTACATAGAATTAACAATTGACCTAAAACATTATGAAGTTGAACCTTTTGATCTCCGTCTATCTAACTATCATTCTGTTAAAAAAGTAGTTGATATTGTTTGGCAAGCTAAGTCTATTTCTCAGCCGCCCCGGGAAGGATATTGGGTCAGAATTCCCAACAAGCAAATGATTCTGTCAGGAAACGATAAGCTGGCAGAAAAGGGGATTACCACTGGGGACCGTTTCGAAATTTTATAA